GATATAATTTCCTAGATGCGCTAAGAATGTCCATCCCGTCTCATCCGCCAAATCATTCACACTTTCCGTTAATATTCTAATGGTTTCTTTGTCCACTTTGCTGATCGGTTCTTCCTTCTTCGCTCGTCGCGCCGTTGTAGCCCTTGCTGAAGGTTTCTCTACCTTTTCCGCAGTCGCCTTCAAAATTTCTAAATAAATAAACTTGTCACAGGCCGAAATAAAAGGTTTTGGCGTCTTTTTCTCGCCAAAGCCGATCACACGCATGCCTGCCTCTCGTAGTCGGGTCGCTAATCGCGTAAAATCGCTGTCACTAGAAACAATGCAGAAACCAGTAACCTTTTCCGAATACAAGATATCCATCGCGTCAATGATCATCGCGCTATCGGTAGAATTCTTGCCTATCGTGTAACTGTATTGCTGAATTGGGGTAATCGCATTTTCCAATAACACCGCTTTCCATCCGGAAACTCTG
The DNA window shown above is from Sphingobacterium hotanense and carries:
- a CDS encoding NYN domain-containing protein; its protein translation is MKEDKLAVLIDADNVPYSNVKEMLEEIAKNGTPTIKRIYADWTTSRVSGWKAVLLENAITPIQQYSYTIGKNSTDSAMIIDAMDILYSEKVTGFCIVSSDSDFTRLATRLREAGMRVIGFGEKKTPKPFISACDKFIYLEILKATAEKVEKPSARATTARRAKKEEPISKVDKETIRILTESVNDLADETGWTFLAHLGNYILKKKPDFDPRNYGFQKLLPLIKDTKKFAIDERDTNNESVKHIFIKPK